Proteins encoded together in one Aeromonas encheleia window:
- the btsR gene encoding two-component system response regulator BtsR gives MIRILIVDDEPYAREELAELLGSDPDIEILGAAANALEALPLIQRLKPDVVFLDIQMPKLSGMELVAMLDPLPRIVFVTAFDDYAIQAFEENAFDYLLKPVEPVRLAKTLARLKQDLTPQSITSLAPAIRHIPGYLHNRVRLLPIEQVEYAFSDLGGVHVACQGELFHTQLTLKSLEEKTPLLRCHRQYLVAPHAIFEIQLLENQLAQIVTQSGARVPVSRRYLKELRDELGLE, from the coding sequence ATGATCCGCATCCTGATCGTCGATGACGAGCCCTATGCCCGCGAAGAGCTGGCCGAGCTGCTCGGCAGTGACCCCGATATCGAGATCCTCGGCGCGGCCGCCAACGCCCTTGAGGCGCTGCCGCTCATCCAGCGACTCAAGCCGGACGTGGTGTTTCTCGATATCCAGATGCCCAAGCTCAGCGGCATGGAGCTGGTGGCCATGCTCGATCCCCTGCCCCGCATCGTGTTCGTCACGGCGTTTGATGACTACGCCATCCAGGCCTTCGAGGAGAACGCCTTCGACTACCTGCTCAAGCCGGTCGAGCCCGTCCGGCTGGCCAAGACGCTGGCGCGCCTCAAGCAGGATCTCACCCCCCAGTCCATCACCTCGCTGGCGCCCGCCATTCGCCACATTCCCGGCTACCTGCACAACCGGGTGCGGCTGCTGCCCATAGAGCAGGTGGAGTATGCCTTCTCGGATCTCGGCGGGGTGCACGTCGCCTGCCAGGGTGAGCTGTTTCACACCCAACTCACGCTCAAGTCGCTGGAGGAGAAGACCCCGCTGCTGCGCTGCCACCGCCAATATCTGGTGGCCCCACACGCTATCTTCGAGATCCAGTTGCTGGAGAATCAGCTGGCCCAGATCGTCACCCAAAGCGGGGCCAGGGTGCCGGTCAGCCGTCGCTACCTCAAGGAGCTGAGGGATGAGTTAGGCCTGGAGTGA